In the genome of Fusobacterium necrogenes, one region contains:
- the spoVG gene encoding septation regulator SpoVG — protein MKITDVRLREVKGENELKLKAYADVTFDECFVIHGLKIIDGQKGMFVAMPSRKMPDGEYRDIVHPITPELRKEITDTVISKFNELKPEGEEVEK, from the coding sequence ATGAAAATTACAGATGTAAGATTAAGAGAAGTTAAAGGGGAAAATGAATTAAAGTTGAAAGCCTATGCTGATGTGACTTTTGATGAGTGCTTTGTTATTCATGGATTAAAAATTATTGATGGACAAAAGGGAATGTTTGTGGCTATGCCATCAAGAAAAATGCCAGATGGAGAGTATAGAGATATAGTTCATCCTATTACTCCAGAACTAAGAAAAGAGATTACAGATACTGTAATTTCAAAATTTAATGAATTGAAACCAGAAGGGGAAGAAGTAGAAAAATAA